A genome region from Cydia pomonella isolate Wapato2018A chromosome 21, ilCydPomo1, whole genome shotgun sequence includes the following:
- the LOC133529485 gene encoding transmembrane protein 216-like isoform X1: MSKMTNVNSSLAYEILLYLNNFYLGMFFVCEVAIGILKAINVSYPENALLTETGIFGALCVIEAFRIFLGQTGNLSSKKVPVFFSVLLTIPSAVGVCYFLIYQTYIIRLEYIWCAVMLMFHALEMAFAILFIFTVCKNQQYE; encoded by the exons ATGTCGAAAATGACTAACGTAAATTCTAGTTTGGCTTACGAAATATTGttgtacttaaataatttttatttaggcatGTTTTTCGTGTGTGAAGTGGCCATTGGGATTTTGAAAGCGATAAATGTGTCGTACCCAGAGAACGCCTTGCTAACTGAAACTGGTATTTTCGGCGCCTTGTGTGTTATTGAGGCTTTCCGTATATTTTTGGGACAGACAGGAAACTTGTCTAGTAAAA AAGTTCCTGTGTTCTTTTCAGTCCTACTCACAATACCATCAGCAGTAGGAGTCTGCTACTTCCTCATCTACCAAACCTACATTATAAGGCTGGAATACATCTGGTGCGCTGTAATGCTCATGTTCCACGCCCTCGAGATGGCCTTCGCCATCCTGTTCATATTCACAGTGTGCAAAAACCAACAATATGAATAG
- the LOC133529485 gene encoding transmembrane protein 216-like isoform X2, with protein MSKMTNVNSSLAYEILLYLNNFYLGMFFVCEVAIGILKAINVSYPENALLTETGIFGALCVIEAFRIFLGQTGNLSSKIPVFFSVLLTIPSAVGVCYFLIYQTYIIRLEYIWCAVMLMFHALEMAFAILFIFTVCKNQQYE; from the exons ATGTCGAAAATGACTAACGTAAATTCTAGTTTGGCTTACGAAATATTGttgtacttaaataatttttatttaggcatGTTTTTCGTGTGTGAAGTGGCCATTGGGATTTTGAAAGCGATAAATGTGTCGTACCCAGAGAACGCCTTGCTAACTGAAACTGGTATTTTCGGCGCCTTGTGTGTTATTGAGGCTTTCCGTATATTTTTGGGACAGACAGGAAACTTGTCTAGTAAAA TTCCTGTGTTCTTTTCAGTCCTACTCACAATACCATCAGCAGTAGGAGTCTGCTACTTCCTCATCTACCAAACCTACATTATAAGGCTGGAATACATCTGGTGCGCTGTAATGCTCATGTTCCACGCCCTCGAGATGGCCTTCGCCATCCTGTTCATATTCACAGTGTGCAAAAACCAACAATATGAATAG
- the LOC133529484 gene encoding small ribosomal subunit protein uS10m, with protein MNVFKGIWKTSPLIRSTIATNYAVLRPLSTVTPTPVPKTIQDIPSTVELDKLYKKVELEMRGIDPAVLLSYSWFCVAAASHLGIEVTKSFAPRKAEKERHTLLRCVHIYKKHKVQYEIRTYFRFIHLQRLTGSTCDTYLEYIERNLPEGCALKVTKVECQKLPEHITPPTE; from the exons atgaacgtATTCAAG GGTATTTGGAAGACCTCGCCGCTGATTAGGAGCACCATAGCCACAAATTATGCAGTTCTTCGACCTCTTTCCACTGTCACGCCCACTCCAGTACCAAAGACAATTCAGGACATCCCTAGCACAGTGGAGCTGGATAAGTTGTATAAAAAAGTTGAGTTGGAAATGAGAGGCATTGATCCTGCTGTGCTGCTCAGTTACTCCTGGTTCTGTGTTGCTGCTGCGTCGCATTTAGGGATTGAGGTCACGAAAAG TTTTGCACCCAGAAAAGCTGAAAAGGAGAGGCATACCCTCCTCAGATGTGTTCACATCTACAAGAAGCACAAAGTTCAGTATGAGATCCGAACATACTTTAGGTTCATCCATCTGCAGAGGCTCACCGGCTCCACCTGTGACACATACCTGGAGTACATTGAACGGAATCTTCCCGAAGGTTGTGCTTTGAAAGTCACTAAAGTTGAATGTCAGAAGCTACCAGAACACATTACCCCACCCACAGAATAG
- the LOC133529482 gene encoding zinc finger protein 92-like — MVGSLVLMKLLHCRRLRHGKCKNKSTEDIVIAHHSKVKKEPNALEDYTCRVCLKEGNIPLYGEDARTDIVESLNMFGGIEVQIDDIFPKYLCEPCHSLLEGAILFRKTAQQSEQTLNEATEHNLNFNNDSDHNYDGTEHKVEVKPNYHCRRCNLDFSLFQDYNEHKASIEHENMKIRCPICCNLYSESYLKKHLLLHKPEDVPFVCDICGKKFIMQGQFTRHRLTHFYDLPFKCSLCPYRGRFTESLKMHMRTHTGDKPYQCSECAKCFISKSNLNKHMHVHKAEHDFKCETCGRGFNTKRALDLHFKVDHTGIKDHLCNICGKAFGYRKQMMKHQLKVHKREKMRTGRMPLYLQVESLERNGRNAPISDNVM, encoded by the coding sequence ATGGTTGGATCATTGGTTCTCATGAAATTGCTACATTGCAGGCGTTTACGCCATGGTAAGTGTAAGAACAAGAGTACTGAAGACATCGTAATTGCTCATCACTCCAAAGTAAAGAAGGAGCCCAACGCGCTTGAGGACTACACGTGCAGAGTGTGTCTCAAGGAAGGTAATATCCCTCTGTATGGCGAGGACGCCCGTACAGACATAGTAGAAAGCTTGAATATGTTTGGAGGCATTGAAGTACAGATTGACGACATATTTCCCAAATACTTATGTGAACCGTGTCATTCTCTATTGGAAGGCGcgattttatttagaaaaactGCTCAACAATCTGAACAGACGTTAAACGAGGCTACAGAACACAATTTAAACTTCAACAATGATAGTGATCATAACTATGATGGTACCGAACATAAAGTAGAAGTGAAACCTAACTATCATTGCCGCCGTTGCAATTTAGATTTTAGCCTATTTCAAGATTACAATGAACACAAAGCATCTATAGAACATGAGAATATGAAGATAAGATGTCCAATATGCTGTAATTTGTATTCAGaatcttatttgaaaaagcATCTGTTGTTGCACAAACCAGAGGATGTTCCATTTGTTTGCGATATCTGTGGCAAGAAGTTCATCATGCAGGGACAGTTTACAAGGCATCGATTGACACATTTTTATGATTTACCCTTCAAATGTTCTCTTTGCCCGTATAGAGGTAGATTTACCGAGTCCTTAAAAATGCATATGAGAACCCATACTGGAGATAAACCGTATCAATGCTCAGAGTGTGCTAAATGTTTTATAAGTAAAAGTAATCTTAACAAACATATGCATGTGCATAAAGCGGAGCATGATTTTAAATGTGAAACTTGCGGAAGAGGCTTTAATACGAAACGGGCTTTAGACCTACATTTCAAAGTTGATCACACCGGTATTAAGGACCATCTCTGCAATATCTGTGGTAAAGCATTTGGATATCGGAAACAGATGATGAAGCATCAACTGAAAGTACATAAAAGAGAGAAGATGAGAACTGGAAGAATGCCATTGTATTTACAGGTTGAATCTTTAGAAAGAAATGGAAGAAATGCTCCTATTTCAGATAATGTTATGTAG
- the LOC133529487 gene encoding dynein light chain roadblock-type 2-like, translated as MANEAEETIRKLSTHKGVTGVIVVNGEGIPIKTTLDGHVSVQYAGLMGSLVDKAKSVVRDLDPTNELTFLRIRSKRSEIMVAPDKDFILIVVQNPVD; from the exons ATGGCAAACGAGGCCGAAGAAACGATTCGTAAACTTAGCACGCATAAAGGTGTAACTGGCGTAATAGTTGTAAACGGCGAAg GTATACCAATCAAGACAACACTGGACGGCCATGTCTCAGTACAATACGCCGGACTCATGGGTTCCCTCGTGGACAAAGCCAAGTCGGTCGTGAGAGACCTGGATCCCACTAACGAGTTAACGTTCCTGAGAATTCGGAGCAAGAGAAGCGAGATCATGGTGGCGCCAGATAAAGACTTTATTTTAATCGTCGTTCAAAACCCTGTTGACTGA